One window of the Helicoverpa zea isolate HzStark_Cry1AcR chromosome 7, ilHelZeax1.1, whole genome shotgun sequence genome contains the following:
- the LOC124632111 gene encoding uncharacterized protein LOC124632111 produces the protein MGKRKHERSDEDIMRKIRKLKNTLRERKVTFESDDDLNFPTRQQEDISVEVSPRDIHVGSAYVEDDIEILDMPSLSPTHVSNLQSTPPEPPPSQPEPEQPPLENLTSTTVPGSSLDTQPEMIEETELEEDILLLLGDAPKTETPRGPAIHKDIASRWQLILANGLAKDSKDNICRDHNAPSNCDLLLTPLLNPEVKAALPEALVKRDAILQNKQKQLGVALSALATLTDMIISNELSRQKLLKPLSDASRILCDSHYQETRTRRNFIITSINHKLKNTLTEATRDSMLFGENLTEKLKAAKTIQQSGDALKSQKPKIPAHPNAATIRNKGYLNYQAQHRKVEHKPQAGPKRPPWPAQRPQSSGTSSSRQRRPSPTRTTSPRRKTQPRK, from the exons ATGGGGAAAAGGAAGCACGAGAGAAGTGATGAAGACATCATgcgaaaaataagaaaattgaaGAACACGTTGCGGGAGAGGAAGGTTACGTTCGAATCGGACGATGATTTAAACT TTCCGACACGACAGCAAGAGGACATATCCGTCGAGGTGTCACCACGTGATATACACGTGGGCTCAGCATATGTAGAAGATGACATCGAAATACTGGATATGCCATCGTTGTCACCAACACACGTGTCGAACCTTCAATCAACACCGCCTGAGCCGCCACCGTCTCAGCCGGAGCCTGAGCAGCCGCCACTAGAAAATCTAACCTCAACCACAGTACCAGGTTCATCATTAGATACCCAGCCTGAAATGATTGAGGAGACTGAACTGGAAGAGGACATATTGTTGTTATTGGGTGATGCTCCTAAAACTGAGACTCCAAGGGGTCCAGCTATTCACAAAGATATTGCCAGTCGATGGCAATTAATTCTAGCCAATGGACTTGCTAAAGATTCCAAAGACAACATTTGTAGAGATCATAATGCTCCTAGTAACTGCGATTTACTGTTAACACCATTACTAAATCCTGAAGTTAAAGCGGCTCTGCCAGAAGCTCTCGTTAAGAGAGATGCGATTCTCCAAAATAAGCAAAAGCAACTGGGGGTAGCTTTGTCTGCATTAGCAACATTAACTGACATGATCATTTCCAACGAACTGTCCCGACAAAAACTGCTCAAGCCACTGAGTGACGCTTCGCGTATTTTATGTGATAGTCACTATCAGGAGACAAGGACGCGGCGAAACTTTATAATTACGTCAATAAATCACAAGCTGAAAAATACTCTGACAGAAGCTACCAGAGATTCAATGCTTTTTGGTGAAAATTTAACTGAAAAATTAAAAGCCGCAAAAACAATACAACAGTCTGGCGATGCGCTGAAAAGCCAAAAACCTAAAATACCTGCGCACCCTAATGCTGCTACAATCAGGAACAAAGGTTATTTAAACTACCAAGCTCAACATCGCAAGGTAGAACACAAACCCCAGGCTGGACCGAAACGACCACCGTGGCCAGCACAGCGGCCACAGAGCAGCGGCACGTCGTCGTCGCGGCAACGCCGTCCGTCACCAACGCGCACGACGTCTCCCCGGCGGAAAACGCAGCCTCGGAAATAA